In Cotesia glomerata isolate CgM1 linkage group LG3, MPM_Cglom_v2.3, whole genome shotgun sequence, one genomic interval encodes:
- the LOC123261793 gene encoding tau-tubulin kinase homolog Asator isoform X2, producing MTSEDLLQPGHVVKERWKVMRKIGGGGFGEIYEGLDLLTKEQVALKVESARQPKQVLKMEVAVLKKLQGKDHVCRFIGCGRNDRFNYVVMQLQGKNLAELRRAQPRGAFSLSTTLRLGLQILKAIESIHQVGFLHRDIKPSNFSIGRHPYNCRVVYMLDFGLARQFTTGTGEVRPARAAAGFRGTVRYASVNAHRNKEMGRHDDLWSLFYMLVEFVNGQLPWRKIKDKEQVGILKEKYDHRLLLKHLPSDLRLFLEHIQSLQYADKPDYAMLAGLFERCMKRRGVKLNDPYDWERPLIANEGLPTTRSLPTVTAPPALTTATTINQPPTTPNVDTNNQENVEPDNRKEAKMDLESLCRLLLGHDGSPVPLTSAISNHGRDKNCNATIQITDNTHQPAGQQVASTPPVQGSPKKRRAVSMAVEPQSPVPPVEKPVDNEGDALMASARSASEVPRSKPVANAAAPLRKSASGATFARLRVVALPETNATGEPPSPRIQTDVDASYCSYDVTNTKQAGNQSPVTEQREPLRREPRRRARTGRSAMRDCSITQFAQIDDDNVSALQQVTRGGGGLTLASQWKSQFDDSEETDNEWKGENLQSPEHKGVAPSIVPQSTVDSEAAVTATPIAGGYQEPKSPQAQASTVTPSASLQQAALAVQTVLSRISEDSPRPGPHHRCLNITGIENYPELQGALPRAWSVPALASHVRAHLEAPLVQQAAFDDLLYEVDVMWNVAMRYDEPKESPTHRRSSVPAIELASPILPGTPAGDEEEQAVAGRLEIRVVDSTGGATVVQTTADKEPLQKKLTNGTAGSPASPNPGPDEPSIYYDATESRVNTSNTSANKPVTAPTAPNSNPVTPREPKDNKDRDNSRPHSAYSKIPVPVKSPRCSLSESTPDANTPNTKTGTGSELEKSPTTSTQLKDKESDVADSDQSQTQR from the exons TGGGCGTAATGACAGATTTAATTATGTCGTGATGCAATTACAAGGTAAAAATTTAGCAGAACTAAGACGTGCGCAGCCTCGTGGTGCCTTTTCTCTGTCAACAACTTTGCGACTTggtttacaaattttaaaagcaaTTGAAAGTATACACCAAGTGGGCTTCCTACACCGGGACATTAAGCCG tcAAACTTTTCTATCGGTCGTCATCCGTACAATTGCCGAGTTGTCTATATGTTGGACTTTGGGCTTGCTCGTCAATTCACTACTGGAACTGGTGAAGTACGACCTGCACGTGCTGCGGCTGGTTTCCGTGGTACAGTTAGATACGCATCAGTAAATGCTCACCGAAATAAAGAGATGGGTAGACATGATGATTTATGGTCACTATTTTATATGCTTGTGGAATTTGTTAATGGACAATTACCTTGGCGAAAGATTAAAGATAAAGAACAG gTGGGAattctaaaagaaaaatatgacCATCGTTTATTACTCAAACACCTTCCATCAGATCTTCGGCTCTTCCTGGAACATATTCAG agTTTGCAGTACGCGGACAAACCTGATTACGCTATGTTAGCTGGTTTGTTTGAAAGATGTATGAAACGTAGAGGTGTAAAACTTAACGATCCTTACGATTGGGAAAGACCATTAATAGCTAATGAAGGTTTACCAACTACGAGGTCACTACCTACAGTAACGGCACCGCCTGCCCTTACGACAGCGACAACTATAAACCAACCGCCGACTACTCCAAACGTAGACACCAATAACCAAGAAAATGTTGAGCCAGACAATCGAAAGGAA gCAAAGATGGATCTTGAAAGTTTATGCAGGCTGCTATTGGGCCACGACGGATCACCAGTTCCATTAACATCGGCAATAAGTAATCACGGAAGggataaaaattgtaatgcaACGATACAGATCACAGATAATACACACCAGCCAGCTGGACAACAAGTCGCGTCGACTCCTCCAGTTCAGGGTTCACCGAAGAAGCGACGCGCCGTGTCGATGGCCGTTGAGCCTCAGTCACCAGTTCCGCCGGTTGAAAAACCTGTGGATAATGAGGGTGACGCTCTGATGGCATCAGCACGCTCAGCTTCAGAAGTACCACGTTCAAAGCCAGTAGCCAACGCAGCTGCACCGTTGAGGAAATCTGCAAGTGGAGCAACCTTCGCAAGACTCCGTGTCGTCGCTCTACCAGAGACAAACGCCACTGGGGAACCACCTAGTCCAAGGATACAGACTGACGTCGACGCTTCCTACTGCTCTTACGATGTCACCAACACTAAGCAAGCCGGAAATCAAAGCCCAGTTACGGAACAGCGTGAGCCATTACGAAGAGAGCCCCGCAGACGCGCGAGAACAGGACGCTCGGCTATGCGAGACTGTTCAATAACACAATTTGCACAAATTGATGATGACAACGTATCTGCATTACAGCAAGTGACACGAGGCGGCGGGGGTCTTACACTAGCGTCCCAGTGGAAATCCCAATTTGATGATTCCGAGGAGACTGACAATGAATGGAAGGGTGAAAATTTACAGAGTCCGGAGCATAAAGGTGTTGCACCGTCTATTGTTCCTCAG TCCACAGTTGATAGTGAAGCCGCAGTAACAGCGACTCCAATAGCTGGTGGATATCAAGAGCCAAAGAGTCCACAAGCTCAGGCGTCAACTGTGACACCTAGTGCATCTTTGCAACAAGCGGCTCTTGCTGTCCAGACAGTGCTCTCGCGAATAAGCGAGGATTCACCCCGGCCTGGACCGCATCACAGATGCTTAAATATTACGGGAATAGAAAATTATCCAGAGCTTCAAGGAGCTTTGCCAAGAGCATGGAGTGTACCGGCGCTGGCGTCACACGTTCGTGCTCATCTAGAAGCACCTTTG gtTCAACAAGCCGCGTTTGATGATTTACTTTACGAAGTTGATGTAATGTGGAACGTAGCAATGCGATACGACGAACCTAAAGAAAGTCCTACTCATCGACGATCAAGTGTTCCAGCTATTGAATTAGCGTCACCAATACTTCCAGGGACTCCAGCTGGTGACGAAGAAGAGCAAGCCGTTGCTGGGAGATTAGAAATAAGGGTTGTTGATTCTACTGGAGGAGCTACGGTTGTACAAACAACCGCAGACAAAGAACCACTACAAA aaaaattaacgAATGGCACAGCGGGTAGCCCAGCTAGTCCAAACCCGGGACCTGACGAGCCATCGATATATTACGACGCGACAGAAAGTCGCGTGAATACAAGTAATACATCCGCAAATAAACCAGTCACAGCACCGACAGCACCAAATTCCAATCCTGTGACACCTCGTGAACCCAAAGACAATAAAGACCGCGATAATTCAAGGCCACACAGCGCTTACAGTAAAATACCCGTACCCGTTAAAAGTCCACGCTGCTCTTTGTCTGAATCGACACCCGATGCAAATACTCCCAATACTAAAACTGGTACAGGCAGTGAACTCGAAAAATCTCCTACCACATCAACTCAATTAAAGGATAAAGAGTCTg ATGTCGCAGATTCAGACCAGTCCCAGACACAGCGGTAG
- the LOC123261793 gene encoding mucin-5AC isoform X1, whose product MTSEDLLQPGHVVKERWKVMRKIGGGGFGEIYEGLDLLTKEQVALKVESARQPKQVLKMEVAVLKKLQGKDHVCRFIGCGRNDRFNYVVMQLQGKNLAELRRAQPRGAFSLSTTLRLGLQILKAIESIHQVGFLHRDIKPSNFSIGRHPYNCRVVYMLDFGLARQFTTGTGEVRPARAAAGFRGTVRYASVNAHRNKEMGRHDDLWSLFYMLVEFVNGQLPWRKIKDKEQVGILKEKYDHRLLLKHLPSDLRLFLEHIQSLQYADKPDYAMLAGLFERCMKRRGVKLNDPYDWERPLIANEGLPTTRSLPTVTAPPALTTATTINQPPTTPNVDTNNQENVEPDNRKEAKMDLESLCRLLLGHDGSPVPLTSAISNHGRDKNCNATIQITDNTHQPAGQQVASTPPVQGSPKKRRAVSMAVEPQSPVPPVEKPVDNEGDALMASARSASEVPRSKPVANAAAPLRKSASGATFARLRVVALPETNATGEPPSPRIQTDVDASYCSYDVTNTKQAGNQSPVTEQREPLRREPRRRARTGRSAMRDCSITQFAQIDDDNVSALQQVTRGGGGLTLASQWKSQFDDSEETDNEWKGENLQSPEHKGVAPSIVPQSTVDSEAAVTATPIAGGYQEPKSPQAQASTVTPSASLQQAALAVQTVLSRISEDSPRPGPHHRCLNITGIENYPELQGALPRAWSVPALASHVRAHLEAPLVQQAAFDDLLYEVDVMWNVAMRYDEPKESPTHRRSSVPAIELASPILPGTPAGDEEEQAVAGRLEIRVVDSTGGATVVQTTADKEPLQKKLTNGTAGSPASPNPGPDEPSIYYDATESRVNTSNTSANKPVTAPTAPNSNPVTPREPKDNKDRDNSRPHSAYSKIPVPVKSPRCSLSESTPDANTPNTKTGTGSELEKSPTTSTQLKDKESATKGKLITVHTMETPQLRRCATLPDARPNPVPPLTSTSSTEDENLTGCTPALRRRRQSEKYVTHASQLNLRFQRPQRRRPSSEVLSKFYPRGVPSYLLEAGKRNEESSDNDSDSSGPPNTQPPPPPSSLPPHVAENNARCRRFRPVPDTAVVSRES is encoded by the exons TGGGCGTAATGACAGATTTAATTATGTCGTGATGCAATTACAAGGTAAAAATTTAGCAGAACTAAGACGTGCGCAGCCTCGTGGTGCCTTTTCTCTGTCAACAACTTTGCGACTTggtttacaaattttaaaagcaaTTGAAAGTATACACCAAGTGGGCTTCCTACACCGGGACATTAAGCCG tcAAACTTTTCTATCGGTCGTCATCCGTACAATTGCCGAGTTGTCTATATGTTGGACTTTGGGCTTGCTCGTCAATTCACTACTGGAACTGGTGAAGTACGACCTGCACGTGCTGCGGCTGGTTTCCGTGGTACAGTTAGATACGCATCAGTAAATGCTCACCGAAATAAAGAGATGGGTAGACATGATGATTTATGGTCACTATTTTATATGCTTGTGGAATTTGTTAATGGACAATTACCTTGGCGAAAGATTAAAGATAAAGAACAG gTGGGAattctaaaagaaaaatatgacCATCGTTTATTACTCAAACACCTTCCATCAGATCTTCGGCTCTTCCTGGAACATATTCAG agTTTGCAGTACGCGGACAAACCTGATTACGCTATGTTAGCTGGTTTGTTTGAAAGATGTATGAAACGTAGAGGTGTAAAACTTAACGATCCTTACGATTGGGAAAGACCATTAATAGCTAATGAAGGTTTACCAACTACGAGGTCACTACCTACAGTAACGGCACCGCCTGCCCTTACGACAGCGACAACTATAAACCAACCGCCGACTACTCCAAACGTAGACACCAATAACCAAGAAAATGTTGAGCCAGACAATCGAAAGGAA gCAAAGATGGATCTTGAAAGTTTATGCAGGCTGCTATTGGGCCACGACGGATCACCAGTTCCATTAACATCGGCAATAAGTAATCACGGAAGggataaaaattgtaatgcaACGATACAGATCACAGATAATACACACCAGCCAGCTGGACAACAAGTCGCGTCGACTCCTCCAGTTCAGGGTTCACCGAAGAAGCGACGCGCCGTGTCGATGGCCGTTGAGCCTCAGTCACCAGTTCCGCCGGTTGAAAAACCTGTGGATAATGAGGGTGACGCTCTGATGGCATCAGCACGCTCAGCTTCAGAAGTACCACGTTCAAAGCCAGTAGCCAACGCAGCTGCACCGTTGAGGAAATCTGCAAGTGGAGCAACCTTCGCAAGACTCCGTGTCGTCGCTCTACCAGAGACAAACGCCACTGGGGAACCACCTAGTCCAAGGATACAGACTGACGTCGACGCTTCCTACTGCTCTTACGATGTCACCAACACTAAGCAAGCCGGAAATCAAAGCCCAGTTACGGAACAGCGTGAGCCATTACGAAGAGAGCCCCGCAGACGCGCGAGAACAGGACGCTCGGCTATGCGAGACTGTTCAATAACACAATTTGCACAAATTGATGATGACAACGTATCTGCATTACAGCAAGTGACACGAGGCGGCGGGGGTCTTACACTAGCGTCCCAGTGGAAATCCCAATTTGATGATTCCGAGGAGACTGACAATGAATGGAAGGGTGAAAATTTACAGAGTCCGGAGCATAAAGGTGTTGCACCGTCTATTGTTCCTCAG TCCACAGTTGATAGTGAAGCCGCAGTAACAGCGACTCCAATAGCTGGTGGATATCAAGAGCCAAAGAGTCCACAAGCTCAGGCGTCAACTGTGACACCTAGTGCATCTTTGCAACAAGCGGCTCTTGCTGTCCAGACAGTGCTCTCGCGAATAAGCGAGGATTCACCCCGGCCTGGACCGCATCACAGATGCTTAAATATTACGGGAATAGAAAATTATCCAGAGCTTCAAGGAGCTTTGCCAAGAGCATGGAGTGTACCGGCGCTGGCGTCACACGTTCGTGCTCATCTAGAAGCACCTTTG gtTCAACAAGCCGCGTTTGATGATTTACTTTACGAAGTTGATGTAATGTGGAACGTAGCAATGCGATACGACGAACCTAAAGAAAGTCCTACTCATCGACGATCAAGTGTTCCAGCTATTGAATTAGCGTCACCAATACTTCCAGGGACTCCAGCTGGTGACGAAGAAGAGCAAGCCGTTGCTGGGAGATTAGAAATAAGGGTTGTTGATTCTACTGGAGGAGCTACGGTTGTACAAACAACCGCAGACAAAGAACCACTACAAA aaaaattaacgAATGGCACAGCGGGTAGCCCAGCTAGTCCAAACCCGGGACCTGACGAGCCATCGATATATTACGACGCGACAGAAAGTCGCGTGAATACAAGTAATACATCCGCAAATAAACCAGTCACAGCACCGACAGCACCAAATTCCAATCCTGTGACACCTCGTGAACCCAAAGACAATAAAGACCGCGATAATTCAAGGCCACACAGCGCTTACAGTAAAATACCCGTACCCGTTAAAAGTCCACGCTGCTCTTTGTCTGAATCGACACCCGATGCAAATACTCCCAATACTAAAACTGGTACAGGCAGTGAACTCGAAAAATCTCCTACCACATCAACTCAATTAAAGGATAAAGAGTCTg CAACCAAAGGCAAACTGATCACAGTACATACAATGGAGACACCTCAGCTACGAAGATGTGCAACATTACCTGATGCCAGACCTAATCCAGTGCCGCCTTTGACGTCTACCAGTTCAACGGAGGATGAAAATTTAACTGGATGTACACCGGCGTTGAGACGACGCCGACAAAGTGAAAAATATGTTACTCATGCAAGTCAACTTAATCTACGATTCCAGAGACCGCAGCGACGAAGACCTAGTTCTGAGGTCTTATCTAAATTCTACCCACGAGGCGTGCCCTCGTACCTACTCGAAGCAGGTAAAAGAAACGAGGAAAGCAGTGACAATGACTCTGACAGCAGTGGCCCACCAAACACACAACCACCACCTCCGCCTTCATCACTACCGCCTCATGTGGCTGAAAATAATGCTAG ATGTCGCAGATTCAGACCAGTCCCAGACACAGCGGTAGTTAGCCGAGAATCGTGA
- the LOC123261793 gene encoding tau-tubulin kinase homolog Asator isoform X3, with translation MTSEDLLQPGHVVKERWKVMRKIGGGGFGEIYEGLDLLTKEQVALKVESARQPKQVLKMEVAVLKKLQGKDHVCRFIGCGRNDRFNYVVMQLQGKNLAELRRAQPRGAFSLSTTLRLGLQILKAIESIHQVGFLHRDIKPSNFSIGRHPYNCRVVYMLDFGLARQFTTGTGEVRPARAAAGFRGTVRYASVNAHRNKEMGRHDDLWSLFYMLVEFVNGQLPWRKIKDKEQVGILKEKYDHRLLLKHLPSDLRLFLEHIQSLQYADKPDYAMLAGLFERCMKRRGVKLNDPYDWERPLIANEGLPTTRSLPTVTAPPALTTATTINQPPTTPNVDTNNQENVEPDNRKEAKMDLESLCRLLLGHDGSPVPLTSAISNHGRDKNCNATIQITDNTHQPAGQQVASTPPVQGSPKKRRAVSMAVEPQSPVPPVEKPVDNEGDALMASARSASEVPRSKPVANAAAPLRKSASGATFARLRVVALPETNATGEPPSPRIQTDVDASYCSYDVTNTKQAGNQSPVTEQREPLRREPRRRARTGRSAMRDCSITQFAQIDDDNVSALQQVTRGGGGLTLASQWKSQFDDSEETDNEWKGENLQSPEHKGVAPSIVPQSTVDSEAAVTATPIAGGYQEPKSPQAQASTVTPSASLQQAALAVQTVLSRISEDSPRPGPHHRCLNITGIENYPELQGALPRAWSVPALASHVRAHLEAPLVQQAAFDDLLYEVDVMWNVAMRYDEPKESPTHRRSSVPAIELASPILPGTPAGDEEEQAVAGRLEIRVVDSTGGATVVQTTADKEPLQKKLTNGTAGSPASPNPGPDEPSIYYDATESRVNTSNTSANKPVTAPTAPNSNPVTPREPKDNKDRDNSRPHSAYSKIPVPVKSPRCSLSESTPDANTPNTKTGTGSELEKSPTTSTQLKDKESV, from the exons TGGGCGTAATGACAGATTTAATTATGTCGTGATGCAATTACAAGGTAAAAATTTAGCAGAACTAAGACGTGCGCAGCCTCGTGGTGCCTTTTCTCTGTCAACAACTTTGCGACTTggtttacaaattttaaaagcaaTTGAAAGTATACACCAAGTGGGCTTCCTACACCGGGACATTAAGCCG tcAAACTTTTCTATCGGTCGTCATCCGTACAATTGCCGAGTTGTCTATATGTTGGACTTTGGGCTTGCTCGTCAATTCACTACTGGAACTGGTGAAGTACGACCTGCACGTGCTGCGGCTGGTTTCCGTGGTACAGTTAGATACGCATCAGTAAATGCTCACCGAAATAAAGAGATGGGTAGACATGATGATTTATGGTCACTATTTTATATGCTTGTGGAATTTGTTAATGGACAATTACCTTGGCGAAAGATTAAAGATAAAGAACAG gTGGGAattctaaaagaaaaatatgacCATCGTTTATTACTCAAACACCTTCCATCAGATCTTCGGCTCTTCCTGGAACATATTCAG agTTTGCAGTACGCGGACAAACCTGATTACGCTATGTTAGCTGGTTTGTTTGAAAGATGTATGAAACGTAGAGGTGTAAAACTTAACGATCCTTACGATTGGGAAAGACCATTAATAGCTAATGAAGGTTTACCAACTACGAGGTCACTACCTACAGTAACGGCACCGCCTGCCCTTACGACAGCGACAACTATAAACCAACCGCCGACTACTCCAAACGTAGACACCAATAACCAAGAAAATGTTGAGCCAGACAATCGAAAGGAA gCAAAGATGGATCTTGAAAGTTTATGCAGGCTGCTATTGGGCCACGACGGATCACCAGTTCCATTAACATCGGCAATAAGTAATCACGGAAGggataaaaattgtaatgcaACGATACAGATCACAGATAATACACACCAGCCAGCTGGACAACAAGTCGCGTCGACTCCTCCAGTTCAGGGTTCACCGAAGAAGCGACGCGCCGTGTCGATGGCCGTTGAGCCTCAGTCACCAGTTCCGCCGGTTGAAAAACCTGTGGATAATGAGGGTGACGCTCTGATGGCATCAGCACGCTCAGCTTCAGAAGTACCACGTTCAAAGCCAGTAGCCAACGCAGCTGCACCGTTGAGGAAATCTGCAAGTGGAGCAACCTTCGCAAGACTCCGTGTCGTCGCTCTACCAGAGACAAACGCCACTGGGGAACCACCTAGTCCAAGGATACAGACTGACGTCGACGCTTCCTACTGCTCTTACGATGTCACCAACACTAAGCAAGCCGGAAATCAAAGCCCAGTTACGGAACAGCGTGAGCCATTACGAAGAGAGCCCCGCAGACGCGCGAGAACAGGACGCTCGGCTATGCGAGACTGTTCAATAACACAATTTGCACAAATTGATGATGACAACGTATCTGCATTACAGCAAGTGACACGAGGCGGCGGGGGTCTTACACTAGCGTCCCAGTGGAAATCCCAATTTGATGATTCCGAGGAGACTGACAATGAATGGAAGGGTGAAAATTTACAGAGTCCGGAGCATAAAGGTGTTGCACCGTCTATTGTTCCTCAG TCCACAGTTGATAGTGAAGCCGCAGTAACAGCGACTCCAATAGCTGGTGGATATCAAGAGCCAAAGAGTCCACAAGCTCAGGCGTCAACTGTGACACCTAGTGCATCTTTGCAACAAGCGGCTCTTGCTGTCCAGACAGTGCTCTCGCGAATAAGCGAGGATTCACCCCGGCCTGGACCGCATCACAGATGCTTAAATATTACGGGAATAGAAAATTATCCAGAGCTTCAAGGAGCTTTGCCAAGAGCATGGAGTGTACCGGCGCTGGCGTCACACGTTCGTGCTCATCTAGAAGCACCTTTG gtTCAACAAGCCGCGTTTGATGATTTACTTTACGAAGTTGATGTAATGTGGAACGTAGCAATGCGATACGACGAACCTAAAGAAAGTCCTACTCATCGACGATCAAGTGTTCCAGCTATTGAATTAGCGTCACCAATACTTCCAGGGACTCCAGCTGGTGACGAAGAAGAGCAAGCCGTTGCTGGGAGATTAGAAATAAGGGTTGTTGATTCTACTGGAGGAGCTACGGTTGTACAAACAACCGCAGACAAAGAACCACTACAAA aaaaattaacgAATGGCACAGCGGGTAGCCCAGCTAGTCCAAACCCGGGACCTGACGAGCCATCGATATATTACGACGCGACAGAAAGTCGCGTGAATACAAGTAATACATCCGCAAATAAACCAGTCACAGCACCGACAGCACCAAATTCCAATCCTGTGACACCTCGTGAACCCAAAGACAATAAAGACCGCGATAATTCAAGGCCACACAGCGCTTACAGTAAAATACCCGTACCCGTTAAAAGTCCACGCTGCTCTTTGTCTGAATCGACACCCGATGCAAATACTCCCAATACTAAAACTGGTACAGGCAGTGAACTCGAAAAATCTCCTACCACATCAACTCAATTAAAGGATAAAGAGTCTg TGTAA